One Echinicola strongylocentroti DNA window includes the following coding sequences:
- a CDS encoding hydrogenase maturation protease: MKTAIMGFGNPVRSDDAVGIYVIDQLKTVIGKNTDISIFDMGTSAFEVLFGLKGHQRIILVDAVINTNESIGTLFKVPAEEVMRAPQNDPMVFLHGMKWDQALSYAKKILQENYPNDIQVYLIAIEDTRLEVRLSDAVQKAGDKVVQHILDDLKTLSS; the protein is encoded by the coding sequence ATGAAAACAGCCATAATGGGTTTTGGCAACCCGGTAAGAAGTGATGATGCAGTTGGAATCTATGTAATAGATCAATTAAAAACAGTCATTGGTAAAAATACAGATATAAGTATTTTTGATATGGGTACTTCCGCTTTTGAAGTTCTTTTTGGATTAAAAGGACATCAAAGGATTATTTTAGTAGATGCTGTAATTAACACTAACGAATCGATAGGTACCTTATTTAAAGTGCCCGCAGAAGAAGTAATGCGTGCTCCACAAAACGATCCCATGGTGTTTTTGCATGGTATGAAGTGGGATCAAGCTTTATCATATGCTAAAAAAATATTACAGGAAAACTACCCTAATGACATTCAAGTATATTTGATAGCTATTGAAGACACACGTCTAGAAGTGAGATTAAGTGATGCGGTGCAAAAAGCAGGAGATAAAGTGGTTCAACATATTTTAGATGATCTAAAAACGTTAAGTTCCTGA
- a CDS encoding hydrogenase maturation nickel metallochaperone HypA/HybF: protein MHETSIVNSIIRTLEMEFEEEKLHKMKAIYLKVGTLSNIEPRLLHNAYSAYNYGGSKYHNVALFIESTSIKIKCEVCNHITNVEKYRFICENCKRPSKNIIQGEEMLIHKIEFED from the coding sequence ATGCACGAAACATCAATAGTAAACAGTATAATCCGTACCCTGGAAATGGAGTTTGAAGAAGAAAAACTCCATAAAATGAAAGCTATTTACCTTAAAGTGGGTACACTGTCTAATATAGAGCCACGTCTATTACATAATGCCTACAGTGCCTATAATTATGGTGGGTCTAAATACCATAATGTAGCGTTATTTATAGAATCCACCTCTATAAAAATCAAATGCGAGGTATGTAACCATATCACAAACGTAGAGAAATACAGGTTTATTTGTGAAAACTGCAAACGACCAAGTAAAAATATAATTCAAGGAGAAGAAATGTTAATCCATAAAATAGAATTTGAAGATTAA
- the hypB gene encoding hydrogenase nickel incorporation protein HypB — MSVNKSTKAARGSVQCENTNINLLKANDFVADIIRKEMANSKTLLVNITSSAGSGKTTLMQKTAEKLKDKLTMAVMVGDLETERDADRIKETGIQALQIVTGGICHLESQMVHQVLDQFDLENIDLLFIENVGNLVCPASFDLGEDFRVTLMATTEGDDKPKKYPRMFLTSDLMLVSKADLLPYLPFSVEAVTKDAQEVNHELEVIQISSINGEGIDEWCDWLVKKVDAKRQS, encoded by the coding sequence ATGAGCGTAAATAAATCAACAAAAGCAGCGCGTGGATCCGTGCAATGTGAGAATACAAACATCAACTTGCTCAAGGCAAATGACTTTGTAGCTGACATTATCAGAAAAGAAATGGCCAACAGCAAAACCCTGTTGGTAAATATCACCTCTTCTGCTGGGAGCGGAAAGACCACTTTAATGCAAAAAACAGCCGAGAAGCTAAAGGATAAGCTAACGATGGCTGTTATGGTAGGTGATTTAGAGACCGAACGTGATGCAGATCGCATTAAGGAAACAGGAATACAAGCCTTGCAGATTGTAACAGGTGGGATTTGCCACTTGGAATCCCAAATGGTACACCAGGTGCTTGATCAATTCGATCTGGAAAATATAGACCTACTGTTTATTGAAAATGTAGGAAACCTAGTATGTCCCGCTTCTTTTGATTTGGGTGAAGATTTTCGAGTGACACTTATGGCCACAACAGAAGGAGACGACAAACCTAAAAAATATCCTCGGATGTTTTTAACAAGCGATTTAATGCTGGTATCGAAAGCGGATCTATTACCCTATTTACCATTCTCTGTGGAGGCCGTTACTAAGGATGCCCAAGAGGTAAATCACGAGCTGGAAGTAATACAAATATCATCCATAAATGGTGAAGGTATTGATGAATGGTGCGATTGGTTAGTTAAAAAGGTAGATGCCAAAAGACAGTCATAA
- the hypF gene encoding carbamoyltransferase HypF, translating to MPKDSHNTYQIKISGQVQGVGFRPFVYNLALKYQIRGTVSNNEDGVAVYCNSSKKKVADFLSDILNHKPETAIITTYSIIDLPYIEYNSFEILPSEINKKINIPLTPDFAICNNCKTELSEAANRRYHYAFTTCVHCGPRYAITNKFPFERAHTTMDDFIMCDTCKMEYKAPTNKRFHSQTNSCSSCGIQLQLTTNSAEVITKNQIDCIDDVASFIIKGNIIAIKNTSGYLLCCDATNRDAVITLRKRKKRPHKPFAVIYSSLEAVKKDFNPSIHEERMLQSGVAPIVILQNTKKTAIAVNAIAPNINQTGVMLPSSALLELIMQKVGRPIIATSGNLHGSPILSEEKEARKKLEKVADYFLNHNLNIQFPQDDSVVKFADSHKLVLRRARGLAPNYIEAKAISKEPVLAMGAHLKSTFTFVPNTQLYVSQYFGNLENFDVLERYKTAIDQYIELFQTSPKTILIDRHAQYESSILGEELASKIGAKIYPIQHHKAHFASVLGENQLFTSNKKILGVIWDGVGLGDDNQVWGGEFFTYHNSKIERLTHFEYYDWIANDKMSTEPRLALFSLLNDKNLVKNKFSETEWSIYTKTITKNTLITSSVGRLFDAVASALDIVDVNTFEAEAAIQLENCASSYAGNHFTDFLDGFDYDKIPSQYIIETITKTYRKGGAKEQLAYSFIYTLAMAIIKIAQKNHIDTIACSGGVFQNSLLTEILIKEAEKQTLILNLNRELSPNDENISFGQFMYHQHIKN from the coding sequence ATGCCAAAAGACAGTCATAACACATATCAAATCAAGATAAGCGGGCAGGTACAAGGCGTTGGGTTTCGCCCATTTGTTTACAACCTCGCTCTTAAATATCAAATAAGAGGAACTGTCTCCAACAACGAAGACGGGGTTGCCGTATATTGCAATTCATCTAAAAAGAAAGTCGCTGATTTTTTATCTGATATACTTAACCATAAACCTGAGACAGCTATCATTACAACCTATTCAATAATTGACCTTCCGTATATTGAATATAATTCTTTTGAAATACTCCCCTCGGAAATCAATAAAAAAATAAACATTCCCTTAACCCCGGATTTTGCCATTTGTAATAATTGCAAAACCGAACTGTCAGAGGCAGCAAATAGACGTTATCATTATGCTTTTACCACCTGTGTGCATTGTGGACCACGTTATGCCATAACCAATAAATTTCCATTTGAAAGAGCCCATACCACTATGGATGATTTTATTATGTGCGATACATGTAAAATGGAATATAAAGCCCCTACAAACAAGCGCTTTCATTCGCAAACCAACTCTTGTAGCTCCTGTGGTATCCAATTACAATTAACAACGAATTCAGCTGAAGTCATCACTAAAAATCAAATAGATTGTATTGATGACGTAGCCTCATTTATTATTAAAGGAAACATTATAGCTATTAAAAACACTTCTGGATATTTATTATGCTGTGACGCCACAAATCGCGATGCCGTTATTACCCTACGAAAAAGAAAAAAAAGGCCTCATAAACCATTCGCTGTTATTTATTCTTCTTTAGAGGCTGTTAAAAAGGACTTTAATCCCTCCATCCATGAAGAACGCATGCTGCAATCTGGCGTAGCGCCAATCGTCATTCTTCAAAACACCAAAAAAACTGCCATTGCTGTAAATGCCATCGCCCCAAACATAAACCAAACCGGGGTAATGTTGCCTTCTTCTGCACTGTTGGAACTAATAATGCAGAAAGTAGGGCGGCCAATAATAGCTACAAGTGGAAACCTTCATGGCTCCCCTATCCTATCTGAAGAAAAAGAAGCTCGTAAAAAACTGGAAAAAGTTGCTGATTACTTTTTGAACCATAATTTAAACATCCAATTTCCGCAAGATGATTCTGTGGTAAAATTTGCAGATAGCCACAAGCTCGTTTTAAGACGTGCCCGGGGATTAGCTCCTAATTATATAGAAGCTAAAGCAATTTCTAAAGAACCTGTTCTCGCTATGGGAGCACATCTAAAAAGCACATTTACATTTGTTCCTAATACCCAACTCTACGTAAGTCAATATTTCGGAAACTTAGAAAATTTCGATGTATTAGAACGATACAAAACAGCTATTGATCAATATATAGAATTGTTCCAAACCAGCCCAAAAACAATCCTAATAGACCGACACGCTCAATATGAAAGTTCTATTTTAGGGGAAGAATTGGCATCCAAAATAGGTGCCAAGATATATCCAATACAGCATCATAAAGCGCATTTTGCCAGTGTATTGGGAGAAAATCAGTTATTTACTTCAAATAAAAAAATACTGGGCGTAATATGGGATGGAGTAGGCTTAGGTGATGATAACCAAGTATGGGGAGGCGAATTTTTCACCTATCATAATTCCAAAATCGAACGCTTGACGCATTTTGAATATTACGATTGGATAGCAAATGATAAAATGTCTACAGAGCCTCGATTGGCTTTATTTAGCCTGTTGAACGACAAGAATTTAGTGAAGAATAAATTTTCTGAAACCGAATGGAGCATCTACACAAAAACAATTACAAAGAATACGTTAATAACTTCATCAGTAGGAAGGCTATTTGACGCAGTCGCCTCTGCATTAGATATAGTAGATGTGAATACTTTTGAAGCAGAGGCTGCAATACAGCTTGAAAATTGCGCAAGCTCCTATGCTGGTAACCACTTCACCGATTTTTTGGATGGTTTCGATTATGATAAAATTCCTTCCCAATATATTATCGAAACAATAACTAAAACATATAGAAAGGGAGGAGCCAAAGAGCAATTAGCCTATAGTTTTATCTATACACTTGCCATGGCAATAATTAAAATCGCCCAAAAAAACCATATCGATACCATTGCTTGTAGTGGAGGTGTTTTTCAGAACTCACTATTGACTGAAATCCTGATCAAAGAAGCTGAAAAACAAACATTAATATTAAACCTGAATCGTGAATTATCTCCTAATGATGAGAATATTTCCTTTGGGCAATTTATGTACCATCAACATATAAAAAATTAG
- a CDS encoding HypC/HybG/HupF family hydrogenase formation chaperone — protein sequence MCLAIPGKIKSIDLQYNNSVRMAKVVFGGITKEVSLEMLPDADIGDYVLVHVGVAISKVDEEEAYKTFKYLEEIGELGELEDVEDYLPKKEGL from the coding sequence ATGTGCTTAGCAATTCCCGGAAAAATAAAAAGTATCGATCTACAATACAACAATAGTGTCAGAATGGCAAAAGTTGTATTTGGCGGTATTACCAAAGAGGTCAGCTTGGAAATGTTGCCTGACGCTGATATTGGAGATTATGTTTTAGTTCACGTTGGTGTAGCGATAAGCAAGGTAGATGAAGAAGAGGCATACAAAACGTTTAAATATTTAGAAGAAATAGGAGAATTAGGAGAACTTGAAGATGTAGAAGATTATCTTCCTAAAAAAGAAGGCTTATGA
- the hypD gene encoding hydrogenase formation protein HypD, with amino-acid sequence MKHMNEYRDPELAKLYLEKIAKTVTQPWSIMEVCGGQTHSLVKNGIIDMLPKDITMIHGPGCPVCVTSLSLIDKAIHLAVNENVILCSFGDMLRVPGSKISLLEAKAKGAAIRILYSPLEAVKIAGDNPDREVVFFAVGFETTAPANALSVIHAHRKGLSNYSILASHVLVPPAMEAVINDKESKIDGFLAAGHVCTIMGNAEYYPLSSQYKVPIVVTGFEPIDILQGILMVVRQLEQKKYVVENQYARIVREEGNTAAQKVIFEVFEIKDQTWRGIGTIPKSGYAVKEKYASYDANKKFSITIDEAPEHPECISGEIMKGIKKPFECPQFGKKCKPSFPLGAPMVSSEGACAAYFHFSGSVEV; translated from the coding sequence ATGAAGCATATGAACGAATACAGAGATCCTGAATTGGCAAAGCTTTATCTCGAAAAAATAGCTAAAACGGTTACACAGCCTTGGTCTATTATGGAAGTTTGTGGTGGCCAAACGCATAGTCTTGTAAAGAATGGGATTATAGACATGCTGCCTAAGGACATCACGATGATCCATGGCCCAGGCTGTCCAGTGTGTGTCACCTCTCTAAGCTTAATCGATAAGGCCATACATCTCGCCGTCAATGAAAATGTGATTTTATGCTCCTTTGGGGACATGCTCCGTGTTCCCGGGTCGAAAATAAGCTTGTTGGAAGCCAAGGCTAAAGGTGCAGCTATTCGCATTTTATATTCCCCATTAGAGGCTGTAAAAATTGCCGGAGATAACCCAGATAGAGAAGTCGTATTTTTCGCTGTAGGCTTCGAAACTACCGCACCAGCAAATGCCTTGTCAGTAATTCACGCACATAGAAAAGGACTATCCAATTATTCTATTTTGGCTTCACATGTATTGGTGCCACCGGCAATGGAAGCAGTGATTAACGATAAAGAGAGTAAGATTGATGGTTTTTTGGCGGCTGGGCACGTTTGCACGATCATGGGTAATGCAGAATACTACCCGTTGTCCTCTCAGTATAAAGTCCCTATAGTGGTGACAGGTTTTGAGCCAATAGACATACTTCAAGGAATACTCATGGTTGTTCGGCAATTGGAACAGAAAAAATATGTGGTTGAGAACCAATATGCCCGTATTGTACGTGAAGAAGGGAATACAGCTGCACAAAAAGTAATTTTTGAGGTTTTTGAAATCAAAGACCAAACGTGGCGAGGCATAGGCACCATTCCTAAAAGCGGTTATGCCGTTAAAGAAAAATATGCTTCTTATGATGCCAATAAAAAATTCAGCATTACAATTGACGAAGCACCGGAGCATCCAGAATGCATATCAGGAGAGATCATGAAAGGCATAAAGAAGCCATTTGAGTGTCCGCAATTTGGCAAAAAATGCAAACCCTCTTTTCCCCTTGGTGCTCCAATGGTAAGTAGTGAAGGTGCTTGTGCTGCATATTTTCATTTTTCCGGTTCGGTTGAAGTCTAA
- the hypE gene encoding hydrogenase expression/formation protein HypE, which yields MPDSNKLRMQLTCPMPKLDFDIITLGHGSGGVLTNKLLDSGVFDLLTNDILEERHDGAIINMNEKIAFSTDSFLVSPIFFPGGNIGELAVNGTVNDLAMCGAVPKYLSLSFILEEGLKMTEFWEVLVAIKFACENANVKVVTGDTKVVEKGKGDKIFINTSGIGNVHPKANIGKTRIQIGDKIIVSGNIATHGMAIMSIREGLEFESTIQSDTTNLNHTIINLIEQFGNDIHLLTDPTRGGIATVLKEIALTSDFGVDIFQRDLPMDDQVASACELLGIDPLYVANEGLFLSFVDASIANSFLEVLQNDKNGKNAKIIGSVVDTHPNQVILESSIGGKRVVSMLPGEQLPRIC from the coding sequence ATGCCTGATTCAAATAAATTACGAATGCAATTAACCTGCCCAATGCCAAAATTGGACTTTGATATCATAACGCTTGGACATGGCAGTGGAGGTGTGTTAACCAATAAATTACTTGATAGTGGTGTTTTTGATCTGCTGACCAATGATATACTTGAAGAAAGACATGATGGTGCGATAATAAATATGAATGAAAAAATAGCTTTCTCCACGGATAGCTTTTTGGTTTCTCCTATTTTTTTTCCTGGCGGTAACATTGGGGAGTTGGCGGTAAATGGCACCGTAAATGACCTAGCGATGTGCGGTGCAGTTCCCAAATATTTATCCTTGAGCTTTATCCTTGAAGAGGGATTAAAAATGACTGAATTTTGGGAGGTTTTGGTCGCTATTAAATTCGCATGTGAAAATGCCAATGTAAAAGTGGTCACAGGCGACACTAAAGTAGTGGAAAAAGGAAAAGGGGATAAAATATTCATCAATACCTCTGGGATCGGCAATGTGCATCCTAAGGCCAATATTGGCAAAACCCGAATACAAATAGGCGATAAAATAATAGTGAGCGGAAATATTGCAACACATGGTATGGCTATTATGTCTATCCGAGAAGGATTAGAGTTTGAGTCCACTATCCAAAGTGATACCACCAACCTAAACCACACCATTATAAATTTAATAGAACAATTTGGCAACGATATTCACCTATTAACAGATCCGACAAGAGGAGGTATTGCAACGGTATTAAAGGAAATTGCTTTGACTTCGGATTTTGGAGTTGATATTTTCCAAAGAGACCTACCTATGGATGATCAAGTAGCAAGTGCCTGCGAATTACTGGGAATAGACCCGCTGTATGTGGCCAATGAAGGGCTATTTTTAAGCTTTGTAGATGCCTCGATAGCTAATTCATTTTTAGAAGTACTACAAAATGATAAGAATGGCAAGAATGCAAAAATCATTGGCTCGGTGGTAGATACGCACCCTAACCAGGTTATTTTAGAAAGCTCTATCGGCGGCAAACGTGTGGTGAGTATGCTGCCCGGAGAACAACTACCTAGAATTTGTTGA
- a CDS encoding NHL repeat-containing protein, with protein sequence MDYSTLGDNIANAYVFRGAKQKSFLAPRGVFVANNKLFVADTGQNRVFIWNSIPSSEFQEPDVILGQLSIEDAGRNANSKVTSKTLHYPSGVWSNGEKLVVADAWNHRVLIWHTMPTKNAQPADTVLGQPDFESNHPNVEGQAADPKANTLNWPYGVFSDGKSLWVADTGNRRVLFFNEIPHKNFAQADKVIGKPTFTTRDYESGNDPVWPYSVKVNRKGNLAIADTQLYRTLIWNDKNDAYKQPADAIIGQRDFDSAGQNQFRLTPEANTLNWTYDACFYKEGILVCDTGNSRILAFDTIPKENDMRANALIGRPDFNTSSEYKDNLLGTNAAIYWPFSITTHGDKLFIADTGNHRLVIGDLKT encoded by the coding sequence ATGGATTATTCTACTTTAGGCGATAACATTGCTAATGCCTATGTTTTCAGAGGGGCTAAGCAAAAGTCATTTTTAGCTCCAAGAGGGGTTTTCGTTGCCAACAATAAGCTATTTGTGGCTGATACTGGCCAAAACCGTGTTTTCATTTGGAATAGCATTCCTTCATCAGAATTTCAAGAACCCGATGTTATTTTAGGGCAACTATCTATTGAAGATGCTGGCAGAAACGCTAATTCTAAAGTCACTTCTAAAACATTGCATTACCCTTCTGGAGTATGGAGCAATGGCGAGAAATTGGTAGTTGCAGATGCTTGGAATCACCGGGTGTTGATATGGCATACCATGCCAACAAAAAATGCACAGCCTGCCGACACTGTTTTAGGCCAACCAGATTTTGAGAGTAATCATCCAAATGTAGAAGGTCAAGCAGCAGATCCTAAAGCCAATACACTAAATTGGCCTTATGGTGTTTTTTCAGACGGAAAGAGCCTTTGGGTTGCTGATACTGGAAATAGGCGTGTTTTGTTTTTTAATGAAATCCCGCATAAAAATTTTGCGCAAGCTGATAAAGTAATTGGCAAACCAACTTTCACTACTAGGGATTACGAAAGTGGAAACGACCCGGTTTGGCCATATTCTGTTAAAGTGAATAGAAAGGGAAATCTAGCCATTGCCGATACCCAGCTCTATCGAACTTTGATCTGGAACGATAAAAACGATGCTTACAAGCAACCAGCAGATGCCATCATAGGACAGCGTGACTTTGATAGTGCGGGTCAAAATCAATTTAGACTTACACCTGAAGCCAACACGTTAAATTGGACGTATGATGCTTGTTTTTACAAAGAAGGGATTTTAGTATGCGATACAGGCAACAGTAGAATATTGGCATTTGATACTATCCCTAAAGAAAACGACATGAGAGCAAACGCCCTCATCGGCAGACCGGATTTCAATACTAGCAGCGAATACAAAGACAATCTCCTTGGCACCAACGCTGCTATTTATTGGCCCTTTTCCATCACTACACATGGTGACAAACTATTTATTGCAGACACGGGAAACCATCGGTTAGTGATAGGTGATTTAAAAACTTAA
- a CDS encoding urease accessory protein UreH domain-containing protein: MIISPLIAGTIASVLHVISGPDHLAAVTPLVVETKKKKWKIGLFWGFGHLMGMLFIGVLFLLFKDVIPIEAISAYSEQLVAFVLIGVGLWALFRIFNKKNGLLLLRREHNADTHVHLYKREVGEEEQVSDKTVRQNYFSSLGIGLLHGLAGVAHFILLLPVLGFESNFEGGQYIIGFAIGTVLAMSVYALILGKIVTHTKHQYNEHFFTGVRFLGGGFAVVVGIYWLYLSF; this comes from the coding sequence ATGATAATCAGCCCTCTAATTGCTGGTACTATAGCGTCAGTACTTCATGTTATTTCTGGCCCAGACCATTTGGCAGCCGTGACACCTTTGGTTGTAGAAACCAAAAAGAAGAAATGGAAAATAGGACTGTTTTGGGGATTTGGGCATTTGATGGGGATGCTTTTCATCGGCGTTCTTTTCCTCTTATTTAAAGATGTGATTCCTATAGAAGCTATTTCAGCATATAGCGAGCAATTGGTTGCCTTTGTTTTAATTGGAGTAGGTCTCTGGGCATTGTTCCGTATTTTTAACAAGAAAAATGGCCTCCTGCTCTTGCGTAGAGAGCATAATGCTGATACACATGTACACCTTTATAAACGTGAAGTAGGAGAGGAGGAGCAGGTAAGCGACAAAACTGTAAGACAAAATTATTTTTCTTCTCTAGGCATAGGTCTTTTACATGGCTTGGCTGGCGTTGCTCACTTTATATTATTGTTGCCTGTATTAGGTTTTGAAAGCAATTTTGAAGGGGGACAATATATTATTGGTTTTGCAATCGGTACTGTTTTAGCGATGTCAGTATATGCATTGATTTTAGGCAAAATTGTGACTCATACCAAACACCAATACAATGAGCATTTTTTTACAGGAGTTCGCTTTCTGGGTGGGGGATTTGCGGTTGTTGTGGGGATTTATTGGTTGTATTTAAGTTTTTAA
- a CDS encoding DUF7255 family protein translates to MHQLKVQNLINVLLENQVELEEDFRLEVNGKLLDEKARSLQMALFESLGGIGEPILLDRLRFDFRIDRFLFLYDDAVHFNRYRMATLKTAVYEVFTFSWLDSYKRLCRTFERECHKAGLHDRIWNGPPIAAKCFGESMDPGDLTGNGAAGWKLNAYNDAQYDLLSRLHGYKIIRIPMYENIMTGGSLKKIDQLLMNPKQENYNAILNWLQRKAV, encoded by the coding sequence TTGCATCAATTAAAGGTTCAAAATCTCATTAACGTATTGTTGGAAAACCAAGTGGAACTGGAAGAGGACTTTCGGTTGGAGGTCAATGGGAAATTACTGGATGAAAAAGCACGTTCTTTACAAATGGCCCTTTTTGAGAGCCTTGGAGGAATAGGTGAGCCCATTTTGCTGGACCGTTTACGCTTTGATTTCAGAATAGATCGATTTTTGTTTCTCTATGATGATGCTGTACATTTTAACCGCTATAGAATGGCTACTTTAAAGACAGCGGTTTATGAAGTGTTTACATTTTCTTGGCTGGACAGTTATAAACGGTTGTGCAGGACTTTTGAACGGGAATGTCATAAGGCTGGGCTGCACGACAGAATTTGGAATGGTCCACCCATCGCTGCGAAATGCTTTGGAGAGTCCATGGATCCGGGAGATCTTACAGGGAATGGCGCAGCAGGGTGGAAGCTAAATGCTTATAACGATGCCCAGTACGACCTGTTGAGTAGGCTACACGGCTATAAGATCATCCGTATTCCGATGTATGAAAATATCATGACGGGAGGCAGTCTCAAAAAAATCGATCAGCTGCTGATGAATCCAAAACAGGAAAATTATAATGCGATCTTAAACTGGCTGCAACGAAAAGCCGTTTGA
- a CDS encoding Hpt domain-containing protein, with amino-acid sequence MYDLINKDVIFQFLGDDPELIRPMLEMVLNNSLPELDQLDALYQKCDYEEVRIKVHKAKSAIGYVGATSTRKLLQEIEKDVPNVYPKNIHSLKQDIEIIKKEITHFLAEI; translated from the coding sequence ATGTACGATCTAATCAATAAGGACGTCATTTTCCAGTTTTTAGGGGATGATCCTGAGCTCATCCGTCCTATGCTCGAAATGGTCCTCAACAACAGCCTTCCCGAGCTCGATCAATTGGATGCGCTTTACCAAAAGTGCGATTATGAGGAAGTCAGGATAAAAGTGCACAAAGCAAAATCCGCCATAGGATACGTGGGTGCCACCTCCACCAGAAAACTCCTTCAAGAAATCGAAAAAGATGTACCCAATGTCTATCCGAAAAATATCCACTCCCTAAAACAAGATATCGAAATCATTAAAAAGGAAATCACCCATTTTTTAGCAGAAATTTAG